The Streptomyces tendae genome has a window encoding:
- a CDS encoding MFS transporter, which yields MERSLLGARVATYVYFVLCGTLMGAWVVHIPAVEERVGISHATLGGLLVLLGLGAFAGMQVAGPLTDRLGARVVVPATAVLCGASLVLPGLAHDPWTLAGSLLVFGACNGGLDVSMNAHAVHVEKAYGRPVMSGFHATFSVGGVVAALVAAGATSAGVSPVATMAAIGTVSIVIALVSVRALMPAAPATGEDGSVVETQASPAVAGRSAGGRVWLLAVLALMVMLCEGAANDWSALHLRDVLGASTSTAAFAYGTFAAAMTIGRLLADRVVARFGSMAVLRHGAITAAVGITLVALGPWMWTAFAGWALFGLGLSGTVPQLFSAAGHADPAAAGANVSRVAGLGYVGMLAGPAVIGWLTHVVALNHTFILLTLLCMTTAVGAGVLRTKSDAVPRNETAGVGH from the coding sequence ATGGAACGCTCGCTTCTCGGCGCCCGTGTGGCGACGTATGTCTATTTCGTGTTGTGCGGCACCCTGATGGGCGCCTGGGTGGTGCACATCCCGGCCGTCGAGGAACGGGTGGGCATCAGTCACGCGACGCTGGGCGGCCTGCTCGTACTGCTCGGGCTCGGCGCCTTCGCCGGGATGCAGGTGGCCGGTCCACTGACCGACCGGCTCGGCGCGCGTGTCGTGGTTCCCGCCACCGCCGTGCTGTGCGGCGCCTCCCTGGTGCTGCCGGGCCTCGCACACGATCCGTGGACGCTGGCGGGCTCCTTGCTGGTCTTCGGCGCCTGCAACGGCGGCCTGGACGTGAGCATGAACGCCCACGCCGTGCACGTGGAGAAGGCGTACGGCCGGCCCGTCATGTCGGGCTTCCACGCCACCTTCTCCGTCGGCGGAGTCGTCGCCGCACTTGTCGCGGCGGGGGCGACGAGCGCCGGGGTGAGCCCGGTCGCCACCATGGCCGCGATCGGAACCGTGAGCATTGTGATCGCCCTGGTCTCGGTACGCGCCCTGATGCCCGCCGCCCCCGCGACCGGCGAGGACGGCTCCGTGGTGGAGACGCAGGCGTCACCGGCCGTTGCGGGCCGCAGCGCCGGAGGACGCGTCTGGCTCCTCGCCGTCCTGGCGCTGATGGTCATGCTGTGCGAGGGCGCGGCCAACGACTGGAGCGCGCTGCACCTGCGGGACGTCCTCGGCGCGTCCACCAGCACCGCCGCCTTCGCCTACGGCACCTTCGCGGCGGCCATGACCATCGGCCGTCTGCTGGCCGACCGTGTCGTCGCCCGGTTCGGCTCCATGGCGGTGCTGCGCCACGGCGCGATCACGGCCGCCGTAGGCATCACGCTCGTGGCCCTCGGGCCGTGGATGTGGACCGCGTTCGCCGGCTGGGCGCTGTTCGGTCTGGGCCTGTCCGGTACCGTCCCGCAGTTGTTCAGTGCGGCCGGGCACGCCGACCCGGCGGCAGCGGGCGCGAACGTCTCCCGCGTCGCCGGGCTCGGCTACGTCGGCATGCTCGCCGGCCCCGCCGTCATCGGCTGGCTGACCCACGTCGTGGCCCTCAACCACACCTTCATCCTGCTGACCCTGCTGTGCATGACCACCGCCGTGGGCGCCGGGGTCCTGCGCACGAAATCCGACGCCGTGCCGCGGAACGAGACGGCAGGCGTCGGCCACTGA
- a CDS encoding lanthionine synthetase C family protein produces MSGADVTSGGGTRVRVDGVPTARLRECAGAVSGDILDRLADPAATIAATRIPAEAADDGRAEPVWAELTLGSGTPGLALAFAGAARDAARQVPRAHAYLTAGTRAVSGGSVAASGIFKGPGALAFAVLVAHRTTGGYVSALERFDAYQRDLVRTVLPPVEDRPLPTIGHYEVVRGLTGVGRYLLARAETCEEPLRAVLGHLVRLSLGTVEHQGARVPRWWALDAPRIGSETAFPGGHLNLGLSHGVAGPLALMALAWEQGVRVAGQREAMEATAGLLRTWAVTDRHGLFWPGYLSFAEWCRGPAAYDGTAKWPGWCYGAPGVSRALQLAGRALGRTDLSDLARASVERLLVLPRSDWGVNDHALCHGWAGALHQLGRLNEEWQDPRLAVLRDDIAAELVSAFDPALPFGLRFTMTKVPFGSDVSGYLDGAAGAALALDAYAVDGTPADWDMPLMLA; encoded by the coding sequence ATGAGTGGGGCAGACGTGACCTCCGGCGGCGGAACTCGGGTACGCGTGGACGGTGTGCCGACGGCGAGACTCCGGGAGTGTGCCGGCGCCGTGTCCGGCGACATCCTGGACCGGCTCGCCGACCCCGCAGCCACGATCGCGGCCACGCGCATCCCCGCCGAGGCCGCTGACGACGGGCGCGCCGAGCCGGTCTGGGCGGAGCTGACCCTGGGCAGCGGCACTCCCGGGCTGGCGCTCGCCTTCGCGGGGGCCGCCCGCGACGCGGCGCGGCAGGTGCCGCGCGCCCACGCCTATCTCACGGCGGGCACCCGCGCGGTGTCCGGTGGGTCCGTCGCCGCGAGCGGCATCTTCAAGGGGCCGGGTGCCCTGGCGTTCGCCGTGCTGGTCGCTCACCGCACCACCGGCGGGTACGTCTCCGCGCTCGAGCGGTTCGACGCCTACCAGCGTGATCTCGTACGGACCGTCCTGCCGCCCGTCGAGGACCGGCCGCTGCCGACCATCGGGCACTACGAGGTGGTCCGTGGTCTGACCGGAGTGGGCCGGTATCTGCTGGCGCGGGCGGAGACCTGTGAGGAGCCGCTGCGGGCGGTCCTCGGCCACCTTGTGCGCCTGTCCCTCGGCACCGTGGAGCACCAGGGCGCGCGAGTGCCGCGCTGGTGGGCTCTGGACGCCCCTCGGATCGGCTCGGAGACGGCGTTCCCCGGCGGTCACCTCAACCTGGGTCTGTCGCATGGCGTGGCGGGACCGCTCGCGTTGATGGCCTTGGCGTGGGAGCAGGGTGTGCGGGTGGCGGGGCAGCGGGAGGCGATGGAGGCGACGGCCGGCTTGCTGCGGACGTGGGCGGTGACGGACCGGCACGGTCTCTTCTGGCCCGGTTATCTCTCCTTCGCCGAGTGGTGTCGCGGACCTGCCGCCTATGACGGAACGGCCAAGTGGCCGGGATGGTGCTACGGAGCGCCCGGTGTGTCCCGTGCCCTGCAACTGGCCGGGCGTGCCCTCGGCCGGACGGACCTCTCGGACCTCGCCCGAGCCTCGGTGGAACGGCTGCTCGTCCTCCCCCGGTCGGACTGGGGCGTCAACGACCATGCTCTGTGCCACGGTTGGGCCGGGGCCCTGCACCAGCTCGGCCGGCTCAACGAGGAGTGGCAGGACCCGCGGCTCGCCGTCCTGCGGGACGACATCGCCGCCGAACTCGTCTCCGCCTTCGATCCGGCGCTGCCCTTCGGACTGAGGTTCACGATGACGAAGGTGCCGTTCGGTTCCGACGTCTCCGGTTACCTGGACGGGGCCGCGGGCGCGGCACTCGCCTTGGACGCGTACGCGGTGGACGGCACGCCGGCCGACTGGGACATGCCCCTGATGCTGGCCTGA
- the sigJ gene encoding RNA polymerase sigma factor SigJ, whose protein sequence is MGTVETSAADAATDRRQLMSVAYRLLGSVTEAEDAVQDAYARWYGLPRSRREEIRSPAAWLTTVTSRICLDLLGSARARRERYVGAWLPEPLPDRTEWERADGVDPAGPQDPADQIVLDESVTTAFLVVLESMTPAERVAFVLHDVFRYPFADIADVLGRTPAACKQLAASARRRVSVARTPVRTAQADVVRRVKEAWENKDVAALVGLLDPAAVMTADGGGMVGTVLRPVEGDARIARYMVAIADKAPGLELLQRSVNGVPGLVARRDGVVVTVASFDVVDGSVTRIWVVRNPEKLRSWAVAG, encoded by the coding sequence ATGGGAACCGTGGAGACAAGCGCAGCCGATGCGGCCACCGACCGACGGCAACTGATGAGTGTGGCCTACCGGTTGCTGGGGTCGGTGACCGAGGCCGAGGATGCCGTACAGGACGCCTACGCACGCTGGTACGGGCTGCCGCGAAGCCGACGGGAGGAGATCCGTTCCCCCGCCGCCTGGCTGACGACGGTGACCAGTCGTATCTGCCTGGACCTGCTCGGCTCCGCGCGGGCCCGCCGCGAACGCTACGTCGGCGCGTGGCTGCCGGAGCCGCTGCCCGACCGCACCGAGTGGGAACGCGCGGACGGCGTCGACCCGGCGGGGCCCCAGGACCCCGCCGACCAGATCGTCCTCGACGAGTCGGTGACCACGGCCTTCCTCGTCGTCCTGGAGTCGATGACGCCCGCCGAGCGGGTGGCGTTCGTCCTGCACGACGTCTTCCGTTACCCGTTCGCGGACATAGCCGATGTGCTCGGGCGGACCCCCGCCGCATGCAAGCAGCTGGCGGCGTCCGCACGGCGGCGGGTGAGCGTGGCGCGCACCCCGGTCAGGACAGCTCAGGCCGACGTGGTGAGACGCGTCAAGGAGGCGTGGGAGAACAAGGACGTCGCGGCCCTCGTGGGTCTGCTCGATCCGGCAGCGGTGATGACGGCCGACGGCGGCGGCATGGTGGGCACCGTGCTGCGCCCGGTCGAGGGCGACGCCCGCATCGCCCGGTACATGGTCGCGATCGCGGACAAGGCGCCGGGGCTCGAACTGCTGCAGCGGTCGGTCAACGGAGTGCCGGGGCTGGTGGCCCGACGTGACGGGGTCGTCGTCACCGTGGCCTCGTTCGACGTGGTGGACGGGAGCGTCACCCGCATCTGGGTGGTCCGCAACCCGGAGAAGCTTCGGTCGTGGGCCGTGGCGGGCTGA
- a CDS encoding DeoR/GlpR family DNA-binding transcription regulator, whose protein sequence is MSNADRHGLITKVVRDSGGATVQQLAELTGASEMTIRRDLDTLAAQGVLERVRGGARSLLLRGEEPPFALRAHEAVDTKRRIAAKVSALIADGESVLLDSGTTCLEVARLLRERPVTVMPLSLQAIQLFGATPGPATLVVPGGQPRAAEGALTGPLTLASLAALRFDTAVIGCCGLSATDGLTAYDLDDAAVKKAGIASARRTLLASDGSKLGRTAFAYVGPSTLLHTLVTDTTAPADEVTALENAGTIVTTV, encoded by the coding sequence ATGAGCAACGCAGACCGGCACGGGTTGATCACGAAAGTCGTCAGGGACTCCGGTGGTGCCACGGTCCAGCAGCTCGCGGAGCTGACCGGAGCCTCGGAGATGACCATCCGGCGCGACCTCGACACCCTGGCCGCCCAGGGCGTCCTCGAACGCGTCCGGGGCGGGGCACGGAGCCTGCTGCTCAGGGGCGAGGAACCCCCGTTCGCGCTGCGCGCCCACGAGGCGGTCGACACCAAGCGGCGGATCGCCGCCAAGGTCTCCGCTCTCATCGCCGACGGCGAGAGCGTTCTGCTGGACAGCGGCACGACCTGCCTGGAGGTCGCCCGCCTTCTGCGCGAGCGGCCCGTCACCGTGATGCCTCTGTCCCTCCAGGCCATCCAGCTGTTCGGGGCGACACCCGGTCCGGCCACCCTGGTGGTGCCCGGCGGTCAGCCTCGCGCCGCCGAGGGGGCCCTCACCGGCCCTCTCACCCTTGCCTCCTTGGCGGCCCTGCGTTTCGACACCGCCGTCATCGGCTGCTGCGGTCTGAGCGCGACCGACGGTCTGACCGCGTACGACCTCGACGACGCCGCGGTGAAGAAGGCGGGCATCGCCTCCGCCCGCCGCACCCTCCTCGCCTCGGACGGCAGCAAGTTGGGCCGCACCGCCTTCGCCTACGTCGGTCCCTCGACCCTCCTGCACACCCTCGTCACGGACACCACCGCACCCGCCGACGAGGTGACGGCGCTCGAGAACGCGGGCACCATCGTCACCACCGTCTGA